From Vigna unguiculata cultivar IT97K-499-35 chromosome 5, ASM411807v1, whole genome shotgun sequence, the proteins below share one genomic window:
- the LOC114183593 gene encoding aconitate hydratase, cytoplasmic, which yields MASAASSLLRASRSTLASSTSTSVYRAFSRSAPRRLPGSSTAARSFGSAVPRWSHGVDWRSPLGLRHQIRAVAPLIERFHRRIATSALDNPFKGNLTSLPKPGGGEFGKFYSLPSLNDPRIDRLPYSIRILLESAIRNCDNFQVTKEDVEKIIDWENSSVKQVEIPFKPARVLLQDFTGVPAVVDLACMRDAMNKLGSDSNKINPLVPVDLVIDHSVQVDVARSENAVQANMELEFQRNKERFAFLKWGSNAFRNMLVVPPGSGIVHQVNLEYLGRVVFNSEGLLYPDSVVGTDSHTTMIDGLGVAGWGVGGIEAEAAMLGQPMSMVLPGVVGFKLSGKLRNGVTATDLVLTVTQILRKHGVVGKFVEFYGDGMGELSLADRATIANMSPEYGATMGFFPVDHVTLQYLKLTGRSDETVAMIEAYLRANKLFIDYNEPQPDRVYSSYLELNLDEVEPCISGPKRPHDRVPLKEMKADWHACLDNKVGFKGFAIPKDVQGKVAKFDFHGQPAELKHGSVVIAAITSCTNTSNPSVMLGAGLVAKKAHELGLKVKPWVKTSLAPGSGVVTKYLLQSGLQKYLNEQGFNIVGFGCTTCIGNSGELDPSVASAISENDIVASAVLSGNRNFEGRVHPLTRANYLASPPLVVAYALAGTVDIDFEKEPIGTGKDGKNIYLRDIWPSTQEIADAVQSSVLPDMFRSTYEAITKGNTMWNQLQVPAETLYSWDPKSTYIHEPPYFKGMTMDPPGAHGVKDAYCLLNFGDSITTDHISPAGNINKDSPAAKYLLERGVEQKDFNSYGSRRGNDEVMARGTFANIRLVNKLLNGEVGPKTVHIPTGEKLYVFDAAQRYKAEGKDTIVLAGAEYGSGSSRDWAAKGPMLLGVKAVIAKSFERIHRSNLVGMGIIPLCFKSGEDADTLGLTGHERYTIDLPSKISEIRPGQDVTVTTDTGKSFTCTARFDTEVELAYFNNGGILPYVIRNLIKQ from the exons ATGGCTTCTGCAGCCTCTTCGCTCCTCCGAGCTTCTCGCTCTACGCTTGCTTCCTCTACCTCCACTTCTGTTTATAGAGCCTTCTCTCGCTCCGCTCCTCGCCGATTACCCGGCTCTTCCACCGCCGCGCGCTCCTTCGGCTCCGCCGTTCCGCGATGGAGCCACGGCGTCGATTGGCGCTCTCCACTCGGCCTCCGCCATCAGATCAGAGCCGTCGCTCCCCTCATCGAACGCTTCCACCGGAGGATCGCCACTAGTG CTCTTGATAATCCTTTCAAGGGAAATCTAACGAGTCTCCCTAAGCCTGGTGGTGGCGAGTTTGGAAAGTTCTACAGCCTTCCGTCTCTCAATGATCCGAGAATTG ATAGGTTACCATACTCTATCAGAATTCTCCTTGAATCTGCCATCCGTAATTGTGACAACTTCCAAGTTACTAAAGAAGATGTTGAGAAGATTATTGACTGGGAAAACTCTTCTGTGAAGCAAGTTGAGATTCCTTTCAAGCCTGCTCGCGTTCTACTGCAG GATTTTACTGGAGTCCCTGCTGTTGTTGACCTGGCTTGCATGCGTGATGCTATGAATAAGCTTGGCAGTGATTCTAATAAGATCAATCCTCTG GTTCCTGTTGATCTTGTTATTGATCATTCAGTTCAAGTTGATGTAGCAAGGTCAGAGAATGCAGTGCAGGCCAATATGGAGCTTGAGTTCCAGAGAAACAAGGAGAGATTTGCTTTTCTTAAATGGGGGTCTAATGCTTTCCGTAACATGCTTGTTGTCCCTCCTGGTTCTGGTATAGTACATCAG GTCAATCTTGAATATCTTGGACGTGTTGTTTTCAACAGTGAAGGCCTGCTTTATCCCGACAGTGTTGTTGGGACTGATTCACATACAACAATGATTGACGGGCTTGGAGTTGCTGGATGGGGTGTTGGGGGTATTGAAGCAGAGGCAGCAATGCTTGGCCAG CCTATGAGCATGGTGTTACCTGGTGTTGTTGGGTTCAAGTTATCTGGAAAGTTGCGCAATGGAGTTACAGCAACTGACTTGGTTCTAACTGTGACACAAATTCTTAGGAAACATGGTGTTGTGGGGaaatttgttgaattttatG GTGATGGTATGGGTGAGCTATCATTAGCCGATAGGGCCACAATTGCCAATATGTCTCCTGAATATGGTGCAACCATGGGCTTCTTCCCTGTAGATCACGTTACATTACAATACCTCAAGTTAACTGGAAGAAGTGATGAGACT GTGGCAATGATAGAGGCCTATCTCAGGGCAAACAAATTGTTTATTGACTATAATGAG CCTCAACCGGATAGAGTTTATTCATCCTATCTTGAATTGAACCTCGACGAAGTTGAACCATGCATCTCAGGACCCAAGAG ACCTCATGATCGGGTGCCTTTGAAAGAAATGAAGGCTGATTGGCATGCTTGTCTGGACAACAAAGTGGGATTTAAG GGTTTTGCTATACCAAAAGATGTACAAGGAAAAGTTGCAAAATTTGATTTTCACGGGCAGCCAGCAGAGCTCAAGCATGGCAGTGTTGTGATTGCTGCAATCACAAGCTGTACGAATACATCAAACCCAAGTGTTATGCTTGGGGCTGGTCTCGTGGCAAAGAAGGCCCATGAGCTTGGTTTGAAG GTTAAGCCATGGGTAAAAACAAGTCTTGCTCCTGGATCTGGAGTTGTTACAAAATATCTACTTCAGAG TGGGCTGCAAAAGTATCTAAATGAACAGGGTTTCAATATTGTTGGATTTGGCTGTACCACATGTATTGGCAATTCTGGGGAACTGGACCCGTCAGTAGCTTCTGCTATCTCTGAAAATG ACATAGTGGCTTCTGCTGTGTTGTCTGGGAACCGTAATTTTGAGGGCCGTGTGCATCCCTTGACCAGAGCTAATTACCTTGCTTCACCACCTCTAGTTGTTGCTTATGCTCTTGCTGGCACA GTTGACATTGACTTTGAAAAGGAGCCAATAGGAACAGGGAAGGATGGAAAGAATATTTACTTGAGGGATATTTGGCCATCCACTCAAGAAATTGCAGAT GCTGTTCAATCCAGTGTGTTGCCTGACATGTTCCGAAGCACATATGAAGCTATTACCAAAGGTAACACTATGTGGAACCAACTGCAAGTTCCCGCCGAGACCCTGTACTCATGGGACCCGAAGTCAACATACATTCATGAACCTCCATACTTCAAGGGTATGACCATGGATCCACCCGGTGCTCATGGTGTGAAAGATGCCTACTGTCTGCTGAATTTTGGTGACAGCATAACAACTGATCACATTTCTCCTGCTGGAAACATTAACAAGGACAGTCCAGCTGCAAAATACCTTCTGGAGCGAGGGGTGGAACAAAAAGACTTCAATTCATATGGAAGTCGCCGTGGCAATGATGAAGTGATGGCGAGGGGAACTTTTGCAAACATTCGTCTTGTTAACAAGCTCTTGAATGGGGAGGTTGGCCCCAAGACAGTTCACATTCCCACCGGGGAGAAGCTTTATGTGTTTGATGCCGCGCAG AGATACAAGGCTGAAGGGAAGGACACCATTGTTCTGGCTGGAGCCGAGTATGGTAGTGGGAGTTCCAGAGATTGGGCCGCTAAGGGTCCCATGCTATTG GGTGTCAAAGCTGTGATAGCTAAAAGTTTTGAGAGAATTCATCGTAGTAATTTGGTAGGAATGGGTATTATTCCTCTTTGCTTTAAATCTGGTGAGGACGCTGACACATTAGGATTGACCGGTCACGAGCGTTATACAATTGATCTCCCGAGTAAAATCAGCGAGATAAGGCCTGGCCAAGATGTCACCGTAACAACGGATACTGGAAAATCTTTCACCTGCACAGCTCGTTTCGACACTGAG GTGGAACTTGCTTACTTTAACAATGGTGGCATACTTCCGTATGTGATCAGGAACCTCATTAAGCAGTGA